A window of the Zeugodacus cucurbitae isolate PBARC_wt_2022May chromosome 2, idZeuCucr1.2, whole genome shotgun sequence genome harbors these coding sequences:
- the LOC105218782 gene encoding 26S proteasome non-ATPase regulatory subunit 9, which yields MVVPVPNPTKDLVLKLMAEKEEMESKITEYGNILANNANVGMDGPLIDAEGFPRNDIDVYQVRQARQQIICLQNDYKALMKEIEKQMHKLHSEAAEAQTQVLSNNTANLQLEDDTDIPNTSTSSASMPPPVEVIVKVNMISPGSPAEEAGLRVDDEILEFGTINSRNFQNDLSQIGDLVRHMQNKRVPLKVLRTGQHLDMILIPKTWSGRGLLGCNIVLADS from the exons atggTTGTTCCTGTTCCAAATCCAACGAAGGACTTAGTTCTTAAGCTTATGGCTGAAAAGGAAGAAATGGAATCCAAGATAACAGAGTATGGTAATATATTGGCAAAT aatgCTAATGTGGGGATGGATGGACCGTTGATTGATGCGGAAGGATTTCCGCGGAATGATATTGATGTTTATCAAGTGCGACAGGCGCGTCAACAAATAATTTGTCTTCAAAATGATTATAAGGCACTgatgaaagaaatcgaaaagCAAATGCATAAATTACACTCAGAGGCAGCTGAAGCTCAGACACAAGTACTGTCCAACAATACAGCTAATTTACAGTTGGAAGATGATACTGATATACCCAATACCAGCACGTCGTCAGCATCGATGCCACCGCCAGTAGAAGTTATTGTCAAAGTAAATATGATAAGTCCTGGTTCACCGGCTGAAGAAGCT GGTTTGCGTGTGGATGATGAGATATTGGAATTCGGTACAATTAATTCCAGAAACTTTCAGAATGATCTAAGTCAAATTGGCGATCTGGTGcgtcatatgcaaaataaaaggGTTCCGTTGAAAGTACTACGTACGGGGCAACATTTAGATATGATACTTATTCCTAAAACGTGGAGTGGTCGAGGTCTATTGGGTTGTAATATCGTACTAGCAGATTCTTAA
- the LOC105218781 gene encoding two pore potassium channel protein sup-9, protein MKKQNVRTISLIVCTFTYLLVGAAVFDSLESETEKRRWEALQAVEDMIIRRYNISQEDFKVMETVVLKSEPHKAGQQWKFTGAFYYATTVLTTIGYGHSTPSTIGGKLFTMCYAIVGIPLGLVMFQSIGERVNRLSSYVIQAVRKSLRCKRTAASEVDLICVVTTLSSLTIAGGAAAFSRYEGWSYFDSVYYCFITLTTIGFGDMVALQKDNALNNKPQYVMFALIFILFGLAIVAASLNLLVLRFVTMNTEDERRDEAQAMQALQVAVKLEGDVITANGSILSGYEGHEVQSNSSGSTTSMCSCSCARFSANRHKTHQYKARRSPSHIRHLLPEVVPMQDLSYDTHSLNADGLDIVDTSSVSPSKPHRQLLKRNVSLLSFRI, encoded by the exons ATGAAGAAACAAAATGTTCGCACGATATCCTTGATCGTGtgcacatttacatatttactagtTGGAGCTGCTGTATTTGACTCGCTCGAATCGGAAACGGAAAAGCGGCGCTGGGAAGCACTGCAAG CTGTGGAAGATATGATAATACGAAGATACAATATTTCACAAGAGGACTTCAAAGTGATGGAGACAGTTGTGCTTAAGTCAGAACCACATAAAGCTGGTCAACAATGGAAATTCACTGGTGCATTTTACTATGCAACAACAGTGTTGACAACTATCGGTTACGGTCATTCCACGCCAAGCACAATCGGTGGCAAACTCTTCACAATGTGTTATGCCATTGTGGGGATACCATTGGGCCTTGTGATGTTCCAAAGCATTGGAGAAAGAGTGAATAGACTGAGCAG CTATGTTATACAAGCAGTGAGGAAGTCACTACGTTGTAAACGAACTGCAGCTTCTGAAGTAGATTTAATATGCGTTGTGACAACGCTGAGCTCTTTAACGATAGCTGGTGGTGCTGCGGCTTTTTCACGCTACGAAGGTTGGAGCTATTTCGATTCAGTATATTACTGCTTTATTACTTTAACTACAATAG GCTTTGGAGATATGGTAGCTTTACAAAAAGATAATGCACTCAACAACAAACCGCAATATGTAATGTTCGCATTGATATTCATATTGTTCGGTTTGGCCATTGTTGCCGCCTCGCTGAATCTGCTAGTACTGCGGTTTGTTACAATGAATACGGAGGATGAGCGAAGGGATGAAGCACAAGCTATGCAG GCTTTACAAGTTGCTGTTAAATTAGAAGGTGATGTTATTACAGCAAATGGGTCCATTTTAAGTGGATATGAAGGTCATGAAGTTCAGTCAAATAGTAGTGGATCAACTACATCCATGTGTTCATGTAGCTGTGCACGTTTTAGTGCAAATCGTCATAAAAC GCATCAATACAAAGCGCGTCGTTCACCCTCGCATATACGTCACTTATTGCCGGAAGTTGTACCAATGCAGGACCTAAGCTACGATACGCACAGCCTCAATGCCGATGGGCTCGATATCGTGGATACATCATCAGTCTCGCCTTCGAAACCACACAGACAATTACTCAAACGCAATGTATCGCTACTATCTTTTcgtatttaa